One window of Anopheles stephensi strain Indian unplaced genomic scaffold, UCI_ANSTEP_V1.0 ucontig99, whole genome shotgun sequence genomic DNA carries:
- the LOC118517347 gene encoding sine oculis-binding protein homolog A-like isoform X3, with product MATASSSSASTSPPRIKVKKEICTDNDTIKELAETAMNDILGWYGYDNVDRLELAANNAPTIAASTGIDEDGAGVRLKPSDNEPSISSCSSTSLVKTKSSKHHHQPHHHHQLQQSSIGGRFLARQQDDQTINPVASTSSNSGERRGRDIQTPSTANRPILSGSPPATVPASSSTAIRNGIVLHHQQQQHHHHHASVSAGGGESSTSEKDSSRESSKSPMLMKMLDKQEQTCQWCRKVIPSHQTGILGTTEGMIFCTEACFSQSRRASFKRAKTCDWCRHVRHAVSYVDFQDGASQLQFCSDKCLNQYKMQIFCNETQAHLEMNPHLKEKSSSTGSLITPELWMKNCKSCSISPVSDRSESVSPVPSIPVRSSPEPSPITLRSPTPVKKPLISVAPPSKLLSKSAHQSSMSRSNPKSSRKRRAGHRPAVGSHASASTKRSTSAAHQAEFGGSAMNSSSTSINNNNLTIPNNNLTGSPPAVLTAGPPKSAPNVQDLRVLQKKHMGMASSEGPPMGGFDGRDLSASAGGALGPPPPPPPPPPPLNIPPQFLPPPLNLLRAPFFPLNPAQLRFGGGLGGLPNGQPPTHGPPMGPPPSPLPGGPMGPGNRPPPPVPNLFGFGAAPPVTILVPYPIIVPLPLPIPVPIPVIDFLKAALPKEEAGKSETRSEQEKITPEDKLGDPVMTVDSDEAMVDEIAEPSVVEDDSDVPLDFTVGGSGKQSDRDVAATGSRVDAWSESEHTVLVESTPSKSDGMTTYALSTIVSNGSETVPALVDDEPQDESVQRVLPKFKITRLEAGNQNQQEAGEGNGSGGEPPAEETDIERERKEMVERSRPLRKRKRLVVQQHLHTKHELPEQPLNEGMADDQEYGTGIELRSGSKGQ from the exons GAGCTAGCCGAAACGGCCATGAATGATATACTGGGCTGGTACGGGTACGATAATGTCGATCGTCTCGAACTTGCAGCTAACAATGCACCGACCATCGCTGCATCCACCGGCATCGACGAGGATGGCGCGGGAGTTCGCTTGAAACCGTCGGACAACGAACCATCCATCTCTTCCTGCTCGTCCACCAGCCTGGTCAAGACCAAATCAtcgaaacatcatcatcagccgcatcatcatcaccagctgCAGCAATCGTCCATCGGTGGCCGCTTTCTTGCGCGACAGCAGGACGACCAGACGATCAATCCGGTCGCATCAACATCATCGAACTCGGGTGAACGGCGAGGCCGAGATATCCAAACGCCCTCGACGGCTAACCGACCCATCCTGTCGGGATCTCCGCCAGCAACAGTGCCAGCGTCGTCGTCCACAGCGATACGGAACGGTATCGTCttacatcatcagcagcagcagcaccatcatcatcatgcttcAGTTTCAGCCGGAGGCGGTGAAAGTTCCACCTCCGAGAAGGACAGCTCGCGGGAAAGCTCCAAGAGTCCGATGCTGATGAAAATGCTGGACAAGCAAG AGCAGACCTGCCAGTGGTGCCGTAAGGTGATACCGTCCCACCAGACCGGCATCTTGGGCACTACCGAGGGTATGATATTCTGCACCGAGGCCTGCTTCTCCCAGTCCCGGCGCGCGTCCTTCAAGCGAGCGAAAACGTGCGACTGGTGCCGGCACGTGCGTCACGCCGTCAGCTACGTGGACTTTCAGGATGGTGCTTCCCAGCTGCAGTTCTGCTCGGACAAATGTCTCAACCAGTACAAGATGCAAATATTCTGCAACGAAACGCAGGCCCATCTGGAGATGAATCCACATCTAAAGGAGAAAAGTTCCTCCACGG gaAGTCTCATAACGCCCGAACTGTGGATGAAGAATTGCAAAAGCTGCTCCATATCGCCGGTGTCCGATCGGTCGGAATCGGTGTCACCCGTTCCATCGATACCGGTTCGCTCGTCGCCGGAACCTTCCCCCATTACGCTACGGTCTCCAACACCGGTCAAAAAACCGCTCATATCTGTAGCTCCACCCTCGAAACTGCTCTCCAAGTCAGCGCATCAAAGCTCCATGAGCCGTTCGAATCCAAAGAGTTCCCGTAAACGTCGCGCGGGTCATAGACCCGCGGTGGGATCACATGCATCCGCCTCCACCAAACGATCCACATCAGCAGCACATCAGGCGGAATTTGGCGGCAGTGCCATGAACAGTAGCAGCACTAGcattaacaacaacaatctgACCATCCCGAACAATAACCTGACCGGAAGTCCGCCAGCCGTCCTAACTGCTGGCCCACCAAAATCTGCACCCAACGTGCAAGATTTAAGAGTTTTGCAAAAGAAACACATGGGTATGGCGTCCAGCGAAGGGCCACCGATGGGAGGATTCGATGGGCGCGATCTATCCGCATCAGCCGGTGGAGCTCTtgggccaccaccacctcctcctcctccgccgCCACCGCTGAACATCCCACCACAGTTCCTTCCACCGCCGTTGAATCTCTTGCGAGCAccatttttccccctaaaTCCGGCTCAGCTACGTTTCGGCGGTGGCCTGGGTGGCTTACCGAACGGGCAACCCCCAACCCACGGTCCACCGATGGGTCCACCACCGAGTCCGCTGCCAGGTGGACCCATGGGTCCGGGTAATCGACCCCCACCACCGGTACCAAACCTGTTCGGGTTCGGTGCCGCTCCGCCCGTTACGATTCTAGTCCCGTACCCGATCATCGTACCGTTACCGCTGCCCATTCCGGTACCGATTCCTGTGATAGATTTTTTGAAAGCAGCCCTACCGAAAGAGGAAGCAGGGAAGAGCGAAACGCGGTCCGAGCAGGAGAAGATTACGCCGGAAGATAAGCTGGGCGATCCGGTGATGACGGTGGATAGTGATGAAGCGATGGTTGATGAGATTGCAGAGCCGTCGGTCGTGGAGGATGATTCGGATGTGCCGCTGGACTTTACCGTTGGTGGGTCGGGAAAGCAATCCGATCGTGATGTAGCTGCAACCGGTAGTAGAGTCGATGCTTGGAGCGAATCGGAACACACGGTTCTGGTGGAGTCTACACCATCTAAGAGTGACGGTATGACAACGTATGCGCTCTCTACGATCGTATCGAACGGATCGGAAACTGTCCCAGCGTTGGTAGATGATGAGCCACAAGACGAGTCGGTGCAGCGAGTGTTGCCGAAGTTTAAAATAACTCGTTTGGAGGCAGGGAACCAAAATCAGCAGGAAGCGGGTGAAGGAAATGGAAGTGGCGGGGAACCACCGGCCGAGGAAACAGATATCGAACGCGAGCGTAAAGAGATGGTCGAGCGTAGCCGTCCTTTGAGGAAACGAAAGCGGCTCGTTGTGCAGCAGCATTTGCACACTAAACACGAGCTGCCGGAGCAGCCTTTGAATGAGGGAATGGCGGATGATCAAGAGTATGGTACAGGGATTGAGCTAAG GTCGGGTAGTAAAGGTCAGTGA
- the LOC118517347 gene encoding sine oculis-binding protein homolog A-like isoform X2 — protein sequence MATASSSSASTSPPRIKVKKEICTDNDTIKELAETAMNDILGWYGYDNVDRLELAANNAPTIAASTGIDEDGAGVRLKPSDNEPSISSCSSTSLVKTKSSKHHHQPHHHHQLQQSSIGGRFLARQQDDQTINPVASTSSNSGERRGRDIQTPSTANRPILSGSPPATVPASSSTAIRNGIVLHHQQQQHHHHHASVSAGGGESSTSEKDSSRESSKSPMLMKMLDKQEQTCQWCRKVIPSHQTGILGTTEGMIFCTEACFSQSRRASFKRAKTCDWCRHVRHAVSYVDFQDGASQLQFCSDKCLNQYKMQIFCNETQAHLEMNPHLKEKSSSTGSLITPELWMKNCKSCSISPVSDRSESVSPVPSIPVRSSPEPSPITLRSPTPVKKPLISVAPPSKLLSKSAHQSSMSRSNPKSSRKRRAGHRPAVGSHASASTKRSTSAAHQAEFGGSAMNSSSTSINNNNLTIPNNNLTGSPPAVLTAGPPKSAPNVQDLRVLQKKHMGMASSEGPPMGGFDGRDLSASAGGALGPPPPPPPPPPPLNIPPQFLPPPLNLLRAPFFPLNPAQLRFGGGLGGLPNGQPPTHGPPMGPPPSPLPGGPMGPGNRPPPPVPNLFGFGAAPPVTILVPYPIIVPLPLPIPVPIPVIDFLKAALPKEEAGKSETRSEQEKITPEDKLGDPVMTVDSDEAMVDEIAEPSVVEDDSDVPLDFTVGGSGKQSDRDVAATGSRVDAWSESEHTVLVESTPSKSDGMTTYALSTIVSNGSETVPALVDDEPQDESVQRVLPKFKITRLEAGNQNQQEAGEGNGSGGEPPAEETDIERERKEMVERSRPLRKRKRLVVQQHLHTKHELPEQPLNEGMADDQEYGTGIELRSGSKGQ from the exons GAGCTAGCCGAAACGGCCATGAATGATATACTGGGCTGGTACGGGTACGATAATGTCGATCGTCTCGAACTTGCAGCTAACAATGCACCGACCATCGCTGCATCCACCGGCATCGACGAGGATGGCGCGGGAGTTCGCTTGAAACCGTCGGACAACGAACCATCCATCTCTTCCTGCTCGTCCACCAGCCTGGTCAAGACCAAATCAtcgaaacatcatcatcagccgcatcatcatcaccagctgCAGCAATCGTCCATCGGTGGCCGCTTTCTTGCGCGACAGCAGGACGACCAGACGATCAATCCGGTCGCATCAACATCATCGAACTCGGGTGAACGGCGAGGCCGAGATATCCAAACGCCCTCGACGGCTAACCGACCCATCCTGTCGGGATCTCCGCCAGCAACAGTGCCAGCGTCGTCGTCCACAGCGATACGGAACGGTATCGTCttacatcatcagcagcagcagcaccatcatcatcatgcttcAGTTTCAGCCGGAGGCGGTGAAAGTTCCACCTCCGAGAAGGACAGCTCGCGGGAAAGCTCCAAGAGTCCGATGCTGATGAAAATGCTGGACAAGCAAG AGCAGACCTGCCAGTGGTGCCGTAAGGTGATACCGTCCCACCAGACCGGCATCTTGGGCACTACCGAGGGTATGATATTCTGCACCGAGGCCTGCTTCTCCCAGTCCCGGCGCGCGTCCTTCAAGCGAGCGAAAACGTGCGACTGGTGCCGGCACGTGCGTCACGCCGTCAGCTACGTGGACTTTCAGGATGGTGCTTCCCAGCTGCAGTTCTGCTCGGACAAATGTCTCAACCAGTACAAGATGCAAATATTCTGCAACGAAACGCAGGCCCATCTGGAGATGAATCCACATCTAAAGGAGAAAAGTTCCTCCACGG gaAGTCTCATAACGCCCGAACTGTGGATGAAGAATTGCAAAAGCTGCTCCATATCGCCGGTGTCCGATCGGTCGGAATCGGTGTCACCCGTTCCATCGATACCGGTTCGCTCGTCGCCGGAACCTTCCCCCATTACGCTACGGTCTCCAACACCGGTCAAAAAACCGCTCATATCTGTAGCTCCACCCTCGAAACTGCTCTCCAAGTCAGCGCATCAAAGCTCCATGAGCCGTTCGAATCCAAAGAGTTCCCGTAAACGTCGCGCGGGTCATAGACCCGCGGTGGGATCACATGCATCCGCCTCCACCAAACGATCCACATCAGCAGCACATCAGGCGGAATTTGGCGGCAGTGCCATGAACAGTAGCAGCACTAGcattaacaacaacaatctgACCATCCCGAACAATAACCTGACCGGAAGTCCGCCAGCCGTCCTAACTGCTGGCCCACCAAAATCTGCACCCAACGTGCAAGATTTAAGAGTTTTGCAAAAGAAACACATGGGTATGGCGTCCAGCGAAGGGCCACCGATGGGAGGATTCGATGGGCGCGATCTATCCGCATCAGCCGGTGGAGCTCTtgggccaccaccacctcctcctcctccgccgCCACCGCTGAACATCCCACCACAGTTCCTTCCACCGCCGTTGAATCTCTTGCGAGCAccatttttccccctaaaTCCGGCTCAGCTACGTTTCGGCGGTGGCCTGGGTGGCTTACCGAACGGGCAACCCCCAACCCACGGTCCACCGATGGGTCCACCACCGAGTCCGCTGCCAGGTGGACCCATGGGTCCGGGTAATCGACCCCCACCACCGGTACCAAACCTGTTCGGGTTCGGTGCCGCTCCGCCCGTTACGATTCTAGTCCCGTACCCGATCATCGTACCGTTACCGCTGCCCATTCCGGTACCGATTCCTGTGATAGATTTTTTGAAAGCAGCCCTACCGAAAGAGGAAGCAGGGAAGAGCGAAACGCGGTCCGAGCAGGAGAAGATTACGCCGGAAGATAAGCTGGGCGATCCGGTGATGACGGTGGATAGTGATGAAGCGATGGTTGATGAGATTGCAGAGCCGTCGGTCGTGGAGGATGATTCGGATGTGCCGCTGGACTTTACCGTTGGTGGGTCGGGAAAGCAATCCGATCGTGATGTAGCTGCAACCGGTAGTAGAGTCGATGCTTGGAGCGAATCGGAACACACGGTTCTGGTGGAGTCTACACCATCTAAGAGTGACGGTATGACAACGTATGCGCTCTCTACGATCGTATCGAACGGATCGGAAACTGTCCCAGCGTTGGTAGATGATGAGCCACAAGACGAGTCGGTGCAGCGAGTGTTGCCGAAGTTTAAAATAACTCGTTTGGAGGCAGGGAACCAAAATCAGCAGGAAGCGGGTGAAGGAAATGGAAGTGGCGGGGAACCACCGGCCGAGGAAACAGATATCGAACGCGAGCGTAAAGAGATGGTCGAGCGTAGCCGTCCTTTGAGGAAACGAAAGCGGCTCGTTGTGCAGCAGCATTTGCACACTAAACACGAGCTGCCGGAGCAGCCTTTGAATGAGGGAATGGCGGATGATCAAGAGTATGGTACAGGGATTGAGCTAAGGTCGGGTAGTAAAG GTCAGTGA
- the LOC118517351 gene encoding guanine nucleotide-binding protein subunit beta-like protein 1, which produces MALLPPDPVFCLRSSESCSYYSLCFHTPEHLYAGTDKGTVQLWELQTNRTSYQLSVGSSPILSLTHSDDALITQEKDGSVKLWTLADAEYLLRHEISTEHVGFCRLAHDAQSSTVIIPRDRAAISVLCAKTFSETMRFSPTADDEKALPYGTVMCFQPIEIQNQRYLLAGYESGALVLWDYRTGRPVGSTSHYITEDADCLQTIDYDPITNRGICGGSADKLFVFSIDRKTQQLLPKSEIGIKNAGVHRVRIRKDLKVFASAGWDGRLRIFSWKSLRPLAVLTEHKAELLDVAYSEAKVTMWNAPIMAAAGKDGQISLWDLYK; this is translated from the exons ATGGCCTTACTTCCACCGGATccggtgttttgtttgcgttcGTCGGAATCGTGTTCGTACTATTCGCTTTGCTTTCACACCCCGGAACACTTGTATGCCGGCACGGACAAAGGAACTGTCCAGCTGTGGGAGTTACAG ACCAATCGTACGTCATATCAGCTTAGCGTAGGTTCGAGCCCGATTCTATCCCTTACCCATTCCGACGATGCCTTGATCACGCAGGAAAAGGACGGCTCGGTAAAGCTGTGGACGCTTGCTGACGCCGAATACCTGCTGCGCCACGAAATCTCCACCGAGCACGTTGGATTCTGCCGTCTGGCACACGACGCACAATCGAGTACTGTGATAATACCCCGCGATCGGGCAGCCATCAGTGTGCTGTGCGCTAAAACGTTCAGCGAAACGATGCGCTTCTCTCCGACGGCTGACGATGAAAAGGCGCTCCCGTACGGCACCGTCATGTGCTTCCAGCCGATCGAAATCCAGAACCAGCGCTATCTGCTTGCCGGGTACGAGTCGGGAGCGCTCGTTCTGTGGGACTATCGTACCGGGCGTCCGGTCGGTTCCACGTCGCACTACATTACGGAGGATGCTGACTGTCTACAAACGATCGATTACGATCCCATTACCAACCGGGGTATTTGTGGTGGATCGGCAGACAAACTGTTCGTGTTTTCCATCGACCGCAAAACGCAGCAGCTGCTTCCGAAGAGTGAAATCGGAATCAAGAATGCCGGTGTGCACCGGGTACGGATTCGCAAGGATTTGAAGGTGTTTGCTAGTGCCGGATGGGATGGAAGGTTGCGAATATTCTCTTGGAAAAGCCTTCGCCCCTTGGCGGTTCTTACCGAGCACAAGGCCGAACTGTTAGATGTTGCGTACTCGGAAGCAAAGGTCACCATGTGGAACGCACCGATAATGGCTGCCGCCGGAAAAGATGGACAGATTTCGCTGTGGGATTTGTACAAATGA
- the LOC118517353 gene encoding uncharacterized protein LOC118517353 has translation MYLLERLRTVVRRRLERHSPDPREQYNSIVTSVNRIGGLVGIDVFTPNFKPGNMHLRLVLLNSFAFFWINLYNLTTTYGNLVDFMFCFETLLYVFIAWIKMHVFVKHKSLILQLHQFMVQFFDQFHGDPEQDALLVRTLVDTYLLVALFGFCSSAAAMLIFVSSLIWSVCVEYALPLGFYIPTVGMDYLKGFALNFAFQLFESGLMVSGIISSETAFFIFLQNACLQVDMLRLELDRLGRLGALNTDGRHTREIRSRIQSIIEHHIEHLE, from the coding sequence ATGTACCTGCTGGAACGACTCCGCACCGTGGTGAGACGTCGCCTGGAACGTCACTCGCCGGATCCACGCGAGCAGTACAACAGCATCGTGACCAGCGTTAACCGGATCGGTGGTCTGGTCGGGATCGATGTATTTACGCCAAACTTTAAGCCGGGAAATATGCACCTCCGGCTGGTGCTGCTAAACTCGTTCGCCTTCTTCTGGATCAATCTGTACAACCTGACGACCACGTACGGCAATCTGGTCGATTTTATGTTCTGTTTCGAGACGCTCCTGTACGTGTTCATCGCCTGGATCAAGATGCACGTGTTTGTGAAGCACAAATCGCTCATCCTGCAGCTGCATCAGTTCATGGTACAGTTCTTCGATCAGTTCCATGGTGATCCGGAACAGGACGCACTGCTCGTTCGCACGCTGGTGGACACATATCTGCTGGTGGCGTTGTTTGGATTCTGCTCCAGTGCGGCGGCCATGCTCATCTTCGTGTCCTCTTTGATCTGGTCGGTGTGCGTTGAGTATGCGCTCCCGCTCGGATTCTACATTCCCACGGTCGGGATGGACTATCTGAAGGGGTTCGCGTTGAACTTTGCGTTTCAACTGTTCGAAAGTGGCCTCATGGTGTCGGGGATCATCTCGAGCGAGACTGCGTTTTTCATATTTCTACAGAACGCTTGTCTGCAGGTCGACATGCTGCGGCTCGAGCTGGACCGGTTGGGTCGGCTTGGTGCGCTGAACACCGATGGACGTCATACGAGGGAAATACGATCCCGGATACAGTCGATCATCGAACATCATATCGAACATTTGGAGTAA
- the LOC118517346 gene encoding uncharacterized protein LOC118517346 → MAVIQDDNALIAFLLCRSSYSKSMCSLFELHFFIVFGCIFCQLISIVVVIVSVPDWYPGYFLFIMLTAQLFFSCALGQVFNIKVCGVSNFLCTVQ, encoded by the exons ATGGCGGTAATTCAGGACGATAATGCACTCATCGCTTTTTTGCTGTGCCGTTCAAGCTACTCCAAGAGCATGTGCAGTTTGTTCGAGCTGCACTTCTTCATCGTGTTCGGGTGCATCTTCTGCCAGCTGATTAGCATTGTGGTGGTGATAGTTTCG GTTCCCGACTGGTACCCAGGATACTTTCTCTTCATCATGCTCACAGCACAACTGTTCTTCAGCTGTGCTTTGGGACAAGTTTTTAACATTAAAGTTTGTGGTGTTTCAAATTTCCTGTGCACAGTGCAATAA
- the LOC118517347 gene encoding sine oculis-binding protein homolog A-like isoform X1: protein MATASSSSASTSPPRIKVKKEICTDNDTIKELAETAMNDILGWYGYDNVDRLELAANNAPTIAASTGIDEDGAGVRLKPSDNEPSISSCSSTSLVKTKSSKHHHQPHHHHQLQQSSIGGRFLARQQDDQTINPVASTSSNSGERRGRDIQTPSTANRPILSGSPPATVPASSSTAIRNGIVLHHQQQQHHHHHASVSAGGGESSTSEKDSSRESSKSPMLMKMLDKQEQTCQWCRKVIPSHQTGILGTTEGMIFCTEACFSQSRRASFKRAKTCDWCRHVRHAVSYVDFQDGASQLQFCSDKCLNQYKMQIFCNETQAHLEMNPHLKEKSSSTGSLITPELWMKNCKSCSISPVSDRSESVSPVPSIPVRSSPEPSPITLRSPTPVKKPLISVAPPSKLLSKSAHQSSMSRSNPKSSRKRRAGHRPAVGSHASASTKRSTSAAHQAEFGGSAMNSSSTSINNNNLTIPNNNLTGSPPAVLTAGPPKSAPNVQDLRVLQKKHMGMASSEGPPMGGFDGRDLSASAGGALGPPPPPPPPPPPLNIPPQFLPPPLNLLRAPFFPLNPAQLRFGGGLGGLPNGQPPTHGPPMGPPPSPLPGGPMGPGNRPPPPVPNLFGFGAAPPVTILVPYPIIVPLPLPIPVPIPVIDFLKAALPKEEAGKSETRSEQEKITPEDKLGDPVMTVDSDEAMVDEIAEPSVVEDDSDVPLDFTVGGSGKQSDRDVAATGSRVDAWSESEHTVLVESTPSKSDGMTTYALSTIVSNGSETVPALVDDEPQDESVQRVLPKFKITRLEAGNQNQQEAGEGNGSGGEPPAEETDIERERKEMVERSRPLRKRKRLVVQQHLHTKHELPEQPLNEGMADDQEYGTGIELRSGSKGQ from the exons GAGCTAGCCGAAACGGCCATGAATGATATACTGGGCTGGTACGGGTACGATAATGTCGATCGTCTCGAACTTGCAGCTAACAATGCACCGACCATCGCTGCATCCACCGGCATCGACGAGGATGGCGCGGGAGTTCGCTTGAAACCGTCGGACAACGAACCATCCATCTCTTCCTGCTCGTCCACCAGCCTGGTCAAGACCAAATCAtcgaaacatcatcatcagccgcatcatcatcaccagctgCAGCAATCGTCCATCGGTGGCCGCTTTCTTGCGCGACAGCAGGACGACCAGACGATCAATCCGGTCGCATCAACATCATCGAACTCGGGTGAACGGCGAGGCCGAGATATCCAAACGCCCTCGACGGCTAACCGACCCATCCTGTCGGGATCTCCGCCAGCAACAGTGCCAGCGTCGTCGTCCACAGCGATACGGAACGGTATCGTCttacatcatcagcagcagcagcaccatcatcatcatgcttcAGTTTCAGCCGGAGGCGGTGAAAGTTCCACCTCCGAGAAGGACAGCTCGCGGGAAAGCTCCAAGAGTCCGATGCTGATGAAAATGCTGGACAAGCAAG AGCAGACCTGCCAGTGGTGCCGTAAGGTGATACCGTCCCACCAGACCGGCATCTTGGGCACTACCGAGGGTATGATATTCTGCACCGAGGCCTGCTTCTCCCAGTCCCGGCGCGCGTCCTTCAAGCGAGCGAAAACGTGCGACTGGTGCCGGCACGTGCGTCACGCCGTCAGCTACGTGGACTTTCAGGATGGTGCTTCCCAGCTGCAGTTCTGCTCGGACAAATGTCTCAACCAGTACAAGATGCAAATATTCTGCAACGAAACGCAGGCCCATCTGGAGATGAATCCACATCTAAAGGAGAAAAGTTCCTCCACGG gaAGTCTCATAACGCCCGAACTGTGGATGAAGAATTGCAAAAGCTGCTCCATATCGCCGGTGTCCGATCGGTCGGAATCGGTGTCACCCGTTCCATCGATACCGGTTCGCTCGTCGCCGGAACCTTCCCCCATTACGCTACGGTCTCCAACACCGGTCAAAAAACCGCTCATATCTGTAGCTCCACCCTCGAAACTGCTCTCCAAGTCAGCGCATCAAAGCTCCATGAGCCGTTCGAATCCAAAGAGTTCCCGTAAACGTCGCGCGGGTCATAGACCCGCGGTGGGATCACATGCATCCGCCTCCACCAAACGATCCACATCAGCAGCACATCAGGCGGAATTTGGCGGCAGTGCCATGAACAGTAGCAGCACTAGcattaacaacaacaatctgACCATCCCGAACAATAACCTGACCGGAAGTCCGCCAGCCGTCCTAACTGCTGGCCCACCAAAATCTGCACCCAACGTGCAAGATTTAAGAGTTTTGCAAAAGAAACACATGGGTATGGCGTCCAGCGAAGGGCCACCGATGGGAGGATTCGATGGGCGCGATCTATCCGCATCAGCCGGTGGAGCTCTtgggccaccaccacctcctcctcctccgccgCCACCGCTGAACATCCCACCACAGTTCCTTCCACCGCCGTTGAATCTCTTGCGAGCAccatttttccccctaaaTCCGGCTCAGCTACGTTTCGGCGGTGGCCTGGGTGGCTTACCGAACGGGCAACCCCCAACCCACGGTCCACCGATGGGTCCACCACCGAGTCCGCTGCCAGGTGGACCCATGGGTCCGGGTAATCGACCCCCACCACCGGTACCAAACCTGTTCGGGTTCGGTGCCGCTCCGCCCGTTACGATTCTAGTCCCGTACCCGATCATCGTACCGTTACCGCTGCCCATTCCGGTACCGATTCCTGTGATAGATTTTTTGAAAGCAGCCCTACCGAAAGAGGAAGCAGGGAAGAGCGAAACGCGGTCCGAGCAGGAGAAGATTACGCCGGAAGATAAGCTGGGCGATCCGGTGATGACGGTGGATAGTGATGAAGCGATGGTTGATGAGATTGCAGAGCCGTCGGTCGTGGAGGATGATTCGGATGTGCCGCTGGACTTTACCGTTGGTGGGTCGGGAAAGCAATCCGATCGTGATGTAGCTGCAACCGGTAGTAGAGTCGATGCTTGGAGCGAATCGGAACACACGGTTCTGGTGGAGTCTACACCATCTAAGAGTGACGGTATGACAACGTATGCGCTCTCTACGATCGTATCGAACGGATCGGAAACTGTCCCAGCGTTGGTAGATGATGAGCCACAAGACGAGTCGGTGCAGCGAGTGTTGCCGAAGTTTAAAATAACTCGTTTGGAGGCAGGGAACCAAAATCAGCAGGAAGCGGGTGAAGGAAATGGAAGTGGCGGGGAACCACCGGCCGAGGAAACAGATATCGAACGCGAGCGTAAAGAGATGGTCGAGCGTAGCCGTCCTTTGAGGAAACGAAAGCGGCTCGTTGTGCAGCAGCATTTGCACACTAAACACGAGCTGCCGGAGCAGCCTTTGAATGAGGGAATGGCGGATGATCAAGAGTATGGTACAGGGATTGAGCTAAGGTCGGGTAGTAAAGGTCAGTGA